A part of Palaemon carinicauda isolate YSFRI2023 chromosome 8, ASM3689809v2, whole genome shotgun sequence genomic DNA contains:
- the LOC137644862 gene encoding uncharacterized protein: MPQIHQPPQATPRRASPAMPRALSQAVMQAQTLIADQQRAIRSLQDALPGSGARASKVPVSAAPEKCDAVMSSAAFRFWRRSMTCWIHLNKFPPQDVVLHIRLNCVPALQRALDTGYSDAKWNALAPDAALDAIGNIVLRLSNQAVQWSEFFALAQGREESVSDYFSRCAQKATDCDFQCPKCGECLIEYMLLRKIMVGLSDPVLKRHVFQACDTFKSVDALQALCCTFEAARQVVESVPPVAIGERESAGSSSDDVTGSDDVEPDVAVLRGNFNAKRCGNWGAPSVWSSVVSSKRYDVPRVPKVGHFQKSCRSTKEAPLASSLVIVADTHLSPPPYNQGLCFP, encoded by the coding sequence ATGCCCCAGATACATCAACCACCCCAGGCCACGCCGAGGCGTGCCTCACCTGCGATGCCAAGGGCCTTGTCACAGGCCGTGATGCAAGCACAGACGTTAATTGCAGACCAGCAACGTGCCATCCGTTCCCTTCAGGATGCCCTTCCCGGTTCCGGAGCACGTGCCAGTAAAGTTCCTGTCTCTGCTGCCCCTGAGAAGTGCGATGCGGTAATGTCCTCGGCAGCGTTCAGATTTTGGAGACGTTCGATGACGTGTTGGATCCACCTTAACAAGTTCCCACCGCAGGATGTTGTCCTGCACATTAGGCTCAACTGTGTGCCGGCGTTGCAACGTGCGCTGGACACTGGGTATTCAGATGCCAAATGGAACGCCCTCGCCCCAGACGCGGCTCTGGATGCCATCGGGAATATTGTGTTGCGGTTGTCGAATCAGGCAGTGCAGTGGTCTGAATTCTTTGCCCTCGCACAAGGGCGCGAGGAGTCAGTGAGCGACTATTTTTCGAGGTGTGCTCAGAAGGCCACCGACTGTGATTTTCAGTGTCCTAAATGCGGGGAGTGCTTGATAGAATACATGCTGTTGCGGAAAATAATGGTAGGCCTCAGTGATCCTGTATTAAAAAGGCACGTTTTTCAGGCATGTGATACATTTAAAAGTGTAGATGCCCTTCAGGCCCTGTGTTGCACCTTCGAAGCTGCACGCCAAGTCGTTGAAAGTGTCCCGCCCGTCGCTATCGGTGAGAGGGAGTCTGCTGGCTCCTCGAGTGATGACGTCACAGGCAGTGATGACGTAGAGCCAGACGTCGCGGTGTTGCGCGGCAACTTCAATGCAAAGCGTTGCGGAAATTGGGGGGCGCCATCCGTTTGGTCGAGCGTTGTGTCCAGCAAAAGGTATGACGTGCCACGGGTGCCAAAGGTAGGGCACTTTCAGAAATCCTGCAGAAGTACGAAGGAAGCGCCGCTTGCCTCGAGTTTAGTGATTGTTGCAGACACACACCTCTCCCCCCCTCCCTACAATCAAGGCTTGTGTTTCCCATAG